A section of the Ictalurus punctatus breed USDA103 chromosome 8, Coco_2.0, whole genome shotgun sequence genome encodes:
- the rassf10a gene encoding ras association domain-containing protein 10, which produces MEVEECKISVWVCREEKLVSGVTRRTSCADVVRVLLENRSSAALAGSAQSYCIVEKWRGFERVLPNRTKILRLWTAWGREQNNVRFVLVRSDASLPGSGPRSAEARVVPSKESRCAEKGEPATPVAVATADGEISQEKRRRVVRKAFRKLEKINQQKEETCAEEYAEKMETLVHLVLSQDHTIRQQTQRIRELDGEIERHEAKVHTDRMRRHGINYVQDTYLVDAGDRAKASAKVSAELDADAMARCDQVIRLQEQLTEHHALLDRLTGEIQEELDRRWMTRRSEGDAEETREIAQAATPASEKDARLEEERIKTQLDTSSYIGLRLNSDLEAVQSELDASLEVWEEKERELRDLLEKMDSCGGCGEDAGEGDAVFTDDVQPPLPPPSSVDQTDCWVEQVRGLSKTNPSGNDDDSDTGLSSMHSQDSDNAVVCESLV; this is translated from the coding sequence ATGGAGGTGGAGGAGTGTAAGATCTCAGTGTGGGTGTGCCGGGAGGAGAAGCTGGTGTCGGGGGTGACGAGGCGCACGAGCTGCGCGGATGTTGTGCGGGTGCTGCTGGAGAACCGGAGCTCTGCGGCGCTCGCGGGCTCCGCGCAATCCTACTGCATCGTGGAGAAATGGCGCGGGTTCGAGCGCGTGCTGCCCAACCGGACGAAAATCCTGCGGCTGTGGACGGCGTGGGGCCGCGAGCAGAACAATGTGCGCTTCGTGTTGGTCAGGAGTGACGCGTCGTTACCGGGCAGCGGGCCGCGCAGCGCCGAGGCTCGTGTTGTGCCCAGTAAAGAGAGCAGGTGCGCGGAAAAAGGCGAGCCCGCGACGCCGGTGGCTGTGGCGACGGCTGATGGGGAGATCTCTCAGGAGAAACGGCGCCGCGTGGTCCGAAAAGCGTTCCGCAAGCTAGAGAAGATCAACCAGCAGAAAGAGGAGACGTGCGCGGAGGAGTACGCGGAGAAGATGGAGACGCTGGTGCACCTCGTCCTCTCGCAGGACCACACCATCCGGCAGCAGACGCAGCGCATCCGCGAGCTGGACGGCGAGATCGAGAGGCACGAGGCCAAGGTGCACACGGACCGAATGAGGCGCCACGGGATCAATTACGTGCAGGACACCTACCTTGTGGACGCGGGGGACCGCGCGAAAGCGAGTGCGAAAGTGAGCGCGGAGCTCGACGCAGACGCGATGGCGCGGTGCGACCAAGTGATCCGACTCCAGGAGCAGCTCACCGAGCACCACGCGCTGCTGGATAGACTCACCGGAGAGATCCAAGAGGAGCTCGACAGGAGATGGATGACACGGAGGAGTGAAGGAGACGCGGAGGAAACGCGGGAGATCGCGCAGGCGGCGACTCCTGCGTCCGAGAAAGATGCGCGCTTAGAAGAGGAGAGAATCAAAACGCAGCTGGATACGAGCTCGTACATCGGACTGCGTTTGAACTCCGACCTGGAGGCTGTGCAGAGTGAGCTAGACGCGAGCCTCGAGGTGTGGGAGGAGAAAGAGCGCGAGCTGAGAGATTTACTGGAGAAAATGGACTCATGCGGTGGCTGCGGTGAAGACGCAGGGGAAGGAGATGCTGTGTTTACAGATGATGTCCAGCCTCCACTTCCACCACCATCCTCTGTGGACCAGACTGACTGCTGGGTGGAGCAGGTGCGAGGACTTTCAAAAACTAACCCGAGTGGCAACGATGATGACTCGGACACTGGACTGAGTTCAATGCACAGCCAGGACTCAGATAACGCAGTGGTGTGTGAGTCACTGGTGTGA